From one Notolabrus celidotus isolate fNotCel1 chromosome 2, fNotCel1.pri, whole genome shotgun sequence genomic stretch:
- the gpr17 gene encoding uracil nucleotide/cysteinyl leukotriene receptor, producing the protein MESATTELPFLPSNLSTEGCAPVDTTVENTLFGCFYIVVFFLALNGNSLALWIFSHQRGSSSPANIFLIHLAVADLSYVIILPLRATYHLTGGHWPFGEVACRLAGFLFYVNMYASLYFLACVAGDRYLAVVHAVRSLKVRRARYAHIISFSLWALVNISMAPLLITHQTAEVDGVTVCLQLYREKASRNALISLAVAFTPPFLATLSCYVLIIYSLNRGSRLEPALKMRALRTIGLVMLIYVVCFLPYHASRATFILGYNHPDVSCQTRRGLSLANRITSSLTCLNGAMDPLVYLFGAEKFRGTLMRLFCRDKAGVSGATSGELKGTHESSVSAKSEF; encoded by the coding sequence ATGGAGTCTGCAACAACGGAGCTGCCCTTCCTGCCGTCCAACCTGTCCACAGAGGGCTGTGCGCCAGTTGACACGACAGTGGAGAACACCCTGTTTGGATGCTTTTACATTGTGGTTTTCTTTCTGGCTCTGAACGGGAACAGTCTGGCTCTCTGGATCTTCTCTCATCAGCGAGGCTCTTCCTCTCCGGCTAACATCTTCCTAATCCACCTGGCTGTGGCAGACTTATCCTACGTGATCATTCTCCCCCTGAGGGCCACTTATCACCTCACAGGAGGACACTGGCCCTTTGGCGAGGTGGCCTGCAGGTTGGCAggctttttgttttatgtaaacATGTATGCCAGTTTGTACTTTCTGGCCTGTGTGGCGGGGGATCGATACCTGGCTGTGGTTCATGCTGTGAGGTCACTGAAGGTGCGTCGTGCTCGCTACGCTCACATCATCAGCTTCTCTCTTTGGGCCCTTGTGAACATCTCCATGGCGCCGCTGCTGATCACCCACCAGACCGCAGAGGTGGACGGCGTGACGGTTTGTTTGCAGCTGTACAGAGAGAAGGCCTCACGCAATGCTCTCATCTCATTGGCTGTAGCCTTCACCCCGCCTTTCCTCGCCACCCTGTCCTGTTACGTGCTCATTATTTACAGCCTGAACCGGGGCTCCAGGCTCGAGCCGGCTCTGAAAATGAGGGCTCTGCGCACCATCGGTCTGGTCATGCTCATCTATGTGGTCTGCTTCCTGCCTTATCATGCGAGTAGGGCCACGTTCATCCTCGGCTACAACCACCCCGATGTGTCCTGCCAGACACGCAGAGGTCTGAGTTTGGCCAACCGCATTACCTCCTCCCTCACCTGCCTGAACGGTGCCATGGACCCGCTGGTCTACCTGTTTGGGGCTGAGAAGTTCCGTGGCACTCTGATGCGGTTGTTCTGCAGAGACAAGGCAGGGGTCTCAGGAGCCACTAGTGGAGAGTTAAAGGGAACACACGAGAGCTCTGTGAGTGCCAAGTCAGAGTTTTGA